DNA from Kitasatospora herbaricolor:
GCGACGGCTTCGACGTGGGCCCGGCCGAGCCGCAGGTCGGCGACGACGATGTGCTGATCCCCGTCGCGGGCATCCTGGACATCCTCGACAACTACGCGTTCGTGCGCACCTCCGGCTACCTGCCGGGCAGCAACGACGTCTACGTCTCGCTGGCCCAGGTCCGCAAGAACGGCCTGCGCAAGGGTGACGCGATCACCGGTGCCGTGCGCCAGCCCAAGGACGGCGAGCGCCGCGAGAAGTTCAACGCCATGGTGCGGCTGGACTCCGTCAACGGCATGGACCCGGAGAGCGGCCGCGGCCGTCCCGAGTTCGGCAAGCTGACCCCGCTGTACCCGCAGGAGCGCCTGCGCCTGGAGACCGACCCGGGCGTGCTGACCACCCGGATCATCGACCTGGTGTCGCCGATCGGCAAGGGCCAGCGCGGTCTGATCGTCGCCCCGCCGAAGACCGGCAAGACGATGATCATGCAGGCGATCGCCAACGCGATCACCCACAACAACCCCGAGTGCCACCTGATGGTCGTCCTGGTCGACGAGCGTCCGGAAGAGGTCACCGACATGCAGCGGTCGGTGAAGGGCGAGGTCATCTCCTCGACCTTCGACCGCCCGGCCGAGGACCACACCGTGGTCGCCGAGCTGGCCATCGAGCGCGCCAAGCGCCTGGTGGAGCTGGGTCACGACGTGGTGATCCTGCTGGACTCGATCACCCGCCTGGGCCGCGCCTACAACCTGGCGGCGCCGGCCTCCGGCCGCATCCTGTCCGGTGGTGTCGACTCGACCGCGCTCTACCCGCCGAAGAAGTTCTTCGGCGCCGCGCGCAACATCGAGAACGGCGGCTCGCTGACCATCCTCGCCACCGCGCTGGTGGAGACCGGCTCCCGGGCCGACGAGGTCGTCTTCGAGGAGTTCAAGGGCACCGGCAACATGGAGCTCAAGCTCGACCGCAAGCTCTCCGACAAGCGCATCTTCCCGGCCGTCGACGTCGACGCCTCCAGCACCCGCAAGGAGGAGATCCTGCTGGGCAAGGAGGAGCTGGCCGTCACCTGGAAGCTCCGCCGGGTGCTGCACGCGCTCGACTCGCAGCAGGCGATCGAGCTGCTGCTGGACAAGATGAAGCAGACCAAGAGCAACGCCGAGTTCCTGATGCAGATCGCCAAGACGACCCCCGGGTCCGGCGACTGACACCCGGTCGGGAACACCCGTTGCACCACCCCGAGCCCCGGGCCGCGCACGCGGTCCGGGGCTCGGGCGTTCCCGCGGCCGGCCGGGGCGGCCGCCTCCTCCTGCCGCCGGCCGCCTCCTCCTGCCGCCGGCCCCGCCGCGCCCCGGGCCCCGCCGCTGCCCGGGGCCCGGCCGCCCCGGCCGCCGGTTCGCCCGGCTTCGCCTATGCTCGAACGGGTGGCCATATCGGCCATAAGAGGGAGAAAAGGGAAAAACCGCCTAGTCGAGGACGGAACCGGATGGCCGATCACGAGAAGGGCCGCAGCCCCCGCCGCCGCGCCCTGCGGATCGCCGTCTGCGCCATGGTCGCCGTCGCGGTGATCGGCGCCGGGGTGGCCGGCTACGCGTACTGGAAGTTCAACGGCAACATCAAGAGCGTCGACATCGACGCCAGCCTGGGCACCGCCCGGCCGCCGGCCGCCACCGACGGCTCGTTCAACCTGCTGGTGCTCGGCTCGGACTCGCGGGCGGGCGGCAACGGCGCCCTGGCCGGCGGCGACACCGCCGACACCGCCCGCTCCGACACCGCCAT
Protein-coding regions in this window:
- the rho gene encoding transcription termination factor Rho → MSDTTDLMGARPDAEAPDAAAAPAAPARRRRTAAAGLDGLVLAELQKLASTLGISGTGRLRKSQLIEAIKEKSGGDPLLAGSAPAAPAAKRAAKAAPAEAPAAEPAEKPARRTRAAAATEAPAAEPQTQIDIPVQAAAETAAPARAERTRRRATSAAGTPTAEEAAAASVATEAKQAEAKQAVTRQADVKQGETRAFDGRQEDGRSESRRDRRDRRDRREGGERQDGAESQAGQEGDGRESRRDRRNRRDRAERQGGQAQPQSGQQSGAQGDGQPGRQTQQGGGQPQVQQGGYDDDEFGDGRRGRRGRYRDRRGRGTRRDGFDVGPAEPQVGDDDVLIPVAGILDILDNYAFVRTSGYLPGSNDVYVSLAQVRKNGLRKGDAITGAVRQPKDGERREKFNAMVRLDSVNGMDPESGRGRPEFGKLTPLYPQERLRLETDPGVLTTRIIDLVSPIGKGQRGLIVAPPKTGKTMIMQAIANAITHNNPECHLMVVLVDERPEEVTDMQRSVKGEVISSTFDRPAEDHTVVAELAIERAKRLVELGHDVVILLDSITRLGRAYNLAAPASGRILSGGVDSTALYPPKKFFGAARNIENGGSLTILATALVETGSRADEVVFEEFKGTGNMELKLDRKLSDKRIFPAVDVDASSTRKEEILLGKEELAVTWKLRRVLHALDSQQAIELLLDKMKQTKSNAEFLMQIAKTTPGSGD